A portion of the Betta splendens chromosome 2, fBetSpl5.4, whole genome shotgun sequence genome contains these proteins:
- the tec gene encoding tyrosine-protein kinase Tec isoform X1 — MSSQTLLKQTLIKRSQQKKRTSPLNYKERLFVLTKSRLTYYDGRAEKKFRRGSIELSRIRCVEVVKNGGGIIPCQNKYPFQVVYDTNTLYVFAPSQDIRSQWVQSLKEEIKDNPLVLAKFHPQFWLEGSWLCCRQAEKLAPGCAEYNLHGDITRKPLPPIPGEARVTAPLTHSPLHSLSRRSLPLLLQRRPPPPTPDGDGDDFQDEDEDEEEEEEVVVALYDFSGLEAHDLTLVKGEEYVILEKCDVNWYKARNRYGEEGYIPSNYVTEKKSGNLVQFVWYSKQVNRNKAEELLRKEDKEGAFIVRDSSTAGTYTVSVYSKSVTGDGGSGIKHYHIKETPGTPTFFYLAEKHLFCCIPDLIDYHKHNAAGLVTRLRYPVGKQSAPSTAGFSYEKWEINPSELTFMKELGSGQFGLVRLGKWRAQHKVAIKAIREGAMYEEDFLEEAKVMMTLSHPKLVQLYGVCTQHRPIYIVTEFMELGCLLNFLRQRRGTLDLGSLLSMCLDVSEGMEHLERHGFIHRDLAARNCLVSDCLVVKVSDFGMARYVLDNQYTSSSGAKFPVKWSPPEVFNFCKYSSKSDVWSYGVLMWEVFTEGRMPFEQHQNHEVVTMVTQGHRLYRPKLATNGIFEIMQQCWDEKPEARPSFSNLSMMIADALEGDAPN; from the exons ATGAGCAGCCAGACGCTCCTGAAGCAGACGCTGATCAAACGCTcgcagcagaagaagaggacgTCGCCGCTGAACTACAAGGAGCGGCTGTTCGTCCTCACCAAGAGCCGGCTCACCTACTACGACGGACGGGCGGAG AAAAAGTTCCGGAGAGGCTCCATCGAGCTGAGCCGCATCCGATGCGTGGAGGTGGTGAAGAACGGAGGAGGGATCATCCCCTGCCAGAACAAGTACCCCTTCCAG gtggtTTACGACACCAACACCCTGTACGTGTTCGCCCCGAGTCAGGACATCAGGAGTCAGTGGGTCCAGAGCCTCAAAGAAG AGATCAAAGACAACCCGCTGGTCCTGGCTAAGTTCCACCCTCAGTTCTGGCTGGAAGGCTCGTGGCTCTGCTGCCGTCAGGCGGAGAAACTGGCTCCAGGCTGCGCTGAGTACAACCTGCATGGAGACA TCACCAGGAAACCTTTACCCCCGATTCCTGGAGAGGCTCGGGTAACGGCACCGCTCACCCACTCACCGCTCCACTCACTGAGCCGACGCtcactccctctcctcctgcagcgccggCCTCCGCCCCCGACGCCGGACGGGGACGGGGACGACTTCCAGGAcgaagacgaggatgaggaggaggaggaggaggtggtggtggctcTGTACGACTTCTCCGGCCTCGAAGCCCATGACCTGACCCTGGTCAAAGGTGAAGAGTACGTGATCCTGGAGAAGTGCGACGTGAACTGGTACAAAGCGCGCAACAGATACGG agaGGAGGGCTACATACCAAGTAACTATGTAACAGAGAAGAAATCTGGGAACCTGGTGcagtttgt TTGGTACAGTAAACAAGTCAACAGGAATAAAGCAGAGGAGCTTCTGAGGAAGGAG gacaaGGAGGGAGCGTTCATCGTCAGGGACTCCAGCACCGCCGGCACCTACACCGTGTCCGTCTACTCCAAGTCTGTGACCGG ggatGGAGGTTCGGGAATCAAACATTACCACATCAAGGAGACTCCGGGAACGCCCACCTTCTTCTACCTGGCAGAGAAGCACTTGTTCTGCTGCATTCCGGACCTGATCGACTACCACAAGCACAACGCGGCGG GTCTGGTAACCAGGCTGAGGTATCCTGTAGGGAAACAGTCGGCTCCGTCCACCGCCGGCTTCAGCTACG AGAAGTGGGAGATCAACCCCAGCGAGCTGACCTTCATGAAGGAACTGGGCAGCGGCCAGTTCGGCCTGGTCCGACTGGGCAAGTGGAGGGCTCAGCACAAAGTGGCCATCAAGGCCATCAGGGAGGGGGCCATGTACGAGGAGGACTTCCTGGAGGAGGCCAAGGTCATGAT GACGCTGTCTCACCCCAAGCTGGTGCAGCTCTACGGCGTCTGCACGCAGCACAGGCCCATTTACATCGTCACGGAGTTCATGGAGCTCGGCTGCCTGCTCAACTTCCTGCGGCAGCGGCGCGGCACGCTGGACCTGGGCTCCCTGCTGAGCATGTGCCTGGACGTGAGCGAGGGCATGGAGCACCTGGAGCGCCACGGCTTCATCCACAGAGACCTG GCGGCCAGAAACTGTCTGGTGAGCgactgtctggtggtgaaggtGTCCGACTTTGGGATGGCCAG GTACGTGTTGGACAACCAGTACACCAGTTCATCGGGCGCCAAGTTCCCAGTCAAGTGGTCGCCTCCTGAGGTCTTCAACTTCtgcaaatacagcagcaagtCGGACGTGTGGTCGTACG gtgtgCTGATGTGGGAGGTCTTCACCGAGGGTCGGATGCCGTTTGAACAGCACCAGAACCACGAGgtggttaccatggtaacgCAGGGTCACCGCCTCTACAGGCCCAAACTGGCGACTAATGGCATCTTTGAGATCATGCAGCAGTGCTGGGACGAG AAACCAGAGGCGCGTCCGTCGTTCTCCAACCTGAGCATGATGATCGCTGACGCTCTGGAGGGCGACGCCCCGAACTGA
- the tec gene encoding tyrosine-protein kinase Tec isoform X2, which translates to MSSQTLLKQTLIKRSQQKKRTSPLNYKERLFVLTKSRLTYYDGRAEKKFRRGSIELSRIRCVEVVKNGGGIIPCQNKYPFQVVYDTNTLYVFAPSQDIRSQWVQSLKEEIKDNPLVLAKFHPQFWLEGSWLCCRQAEKLAPGCAEYNLHGDITRKPLPPIPGEARRRPPPPTPDGDGDDFQDEDEDEEEEEEVVVALYDFSGLEAHDLTLVKGEEYVILEKCDVNWYKARNRYGEEGYIPSNYVTEKKSGNLVQFVWYSKQVNRNKAEELLRKEDKEGAFIVRDSSTAGTYTVSVYSKSVTGDGGSGIKHYHIKETPGTPTFFYLAEKHLFCCIPDLIDYHKHNAAGLVTRLRYPVGKQSAPSTAGFSYEKWEINPSELTFMKELGSGQFGLVRLGKWRAQHKVAIKAIREGAMYEEDFLEEAKVMMTLSHPKLVQLYGVCTQHRPIYIVTEFMELGCLLNFLRQRRGTLDLGSLLSMCLDVSEGMEHLERHGFIHRDLAARNCLVSDCLVVKVSDFGMARYVLDNQYTSSSGAKFPVKWSPPEVFNFCKYSSKSDVWSYGVLMWEVFTEGRMPFEQHQNHEVVTMVTQGHRLYRPKLATNGIFEIMQQCWDEKPEARPSFSNLSMMIADALEGDAPN; encoded by the exons ATGAGCAGCCAGACGCTCCTGAAGCAGACGCTGATCAAACGCTcgcagcagaagaagaggacgTCGCCGCTGAACTACAAGGAGCGGCTGTTCGTCCTCACCAAGAGCCGGCTCACCTACTACGACGGACGGGCGGAG AAAAAGTTCCGGAGAGGCTCCATCGAGCTGAGCCGCATCCGATGCGTGGAGGTGGTGAAGAACGGAGGAGGGATCATCCCCTGCCAGAACAAGTACCCCTTCCAG gtggtTTACGACACCAACACCCTGTACGTGTTCGCCCCGAGTCAGGACATCAGGAGTCAGTGGGTCCAGAGCCTCAAAGAAG AGATCAAAGACAACCCGCTGGTCCTGGCTAAGTTCCACCCTCAGTTCTGGCTGGAAGGCTCGTGGCTCTGCTGCCGTCAGGCGGAGAAACTGGCTCCAGGCTGCGCTGAGTACAACCTGCATGGAGACA TCACCAGGAAACCTTTACCCCCGATTCCTGGAGAGGCTCGG cgccggCCTCCGCCCCCGACGCCGGACGGGGACGGGGACGACTTCCAGGAcgaagacgaggatgaggaggaggaggaggaggtggtggtggctcTGTACGACTTCTCCGGCCTCGAAGCCCATGACCTGACCCTGGTCAAAGGTGAAGAGTACGTGATCCTGGAGAAGTGCGACGTGAACTGGTACAAAGCGCGCAACAGATACGG agaGGAGGGCTACATACCAAGTAACTATGTAACAGAGAAGAAATCTGGGAACCTGGTGcagtttgt TTGGTACAGTAAACAAGTCAACAGGAATAAAGCAGAGGAGCTTCTGAGGAAGGAG gacaaGGAGGGAGCGTTCATCGTCAGGGACTCCAGCACCGCCGGCACCTACACCGTGTCCGTCTACTCCAAGTCTGTGACCGG ggatGGAGGTTCGGGAATCAAACATTACCACATCAAGGAGACTCCGGGAACGCCCACCTTCTTCTACCTGGCAGAGAAGCACTTGTTCTGCTGCATTCCGGACCTGATCGACTACCACAAGCACAACGCGGCGG GTCTGGTAACCAGGCTGAGGTATCCTGTAGGGAAACAGTCGGCTCCGTCCACCGCCGGCTTCAGCTACG AGAAGTGGGAGATCAACCCCAGCGAGCTGACCTTCATGAAGGAACTGGGCAGCGGCCAGTTCGGCCTGGTCCGACTGGGCAAGTGGAGGGCTCAGCACAAAGTGGCCATCAAGGCCATCAGGGAGGGGGCCATGTACGAGGAGGACTTCCTGGAGGAGGCCAAGGTCATGAT GACGCTGTCTCACCCCAAGCTGGTGCAGCTCTACGGCGTCTGCACGCAGCACAGGCCCATTTACATCGTCACGGAGTTCATGGAGCTCGGCTGCCTGCTCAACTTCCTGCGGCAGCGGCGCGGCACGCTGGACCTGGGCTCCCTGCTGAGCATGTGCCTGGACGTGAGCGAGGGCATGGAGCACCTGGAGCGCCACGGCTTCATCCACAGAGACCTG GCGGCCAGAAACTGTCTGGTGAGCgactgtctggtggtgaaggtGTCCGACTTTGGGATGGCCAG GTACGTGTTGGACAACCAGTACACCAGTTCATCGGGCGCCAAGTTCCCAGTCAAGTGGTCGCCTCCTGAGGTCTTCAACTTCtgcaaatacagcagcaagtCGGACGTGTGGTCGTACG gtgtgCTGATGTGGGAGGTCTTCACCGAGGGTCGGATGCCGTTTGAACAGCACCAGAACCACGAGgtggttaccatggtaacgCAGGGTCACCGCCTCTACAGGCCCAAACTGGCGACTAATGGCATCTTTGAGATCATGCAGCAGTGCTGGGACGAG AAACCAGAGGCGCGTCCGTCGTTCTCCAACCTGAGCATGATGATCGCTGACGCTCTGGAGGGCGACGCCCCGAACTGA
- the LOC114869554 gene encoding endonuclease domain-containing 1 protein-like — MARFCLAVPALLLLLLFLLSTAPTTAEVLASLSACDQFLLDRTPPRIPGILEDGKILDQNRYKTICQTYKNKRCFVTLYDTRNKIPVFSANRYRGVWEKKRPASKWKVEPQLENVENGENMEEDKGRNCSHQAGNGDHRNNGSFDRGHLFPSSYGFNRTDKTATFTLTNIDPQAASLNKGSWNRMETCVRCLMDRHCVNSNNLTEGFVVTGARPSVAAGSAAGSTSRRFCGRRSAATAPAGTGGWPAPTGAATSRMRPGTST; from the exons ATGGCCCGGTTCTGCCTGGCCGTtcccgccctcctcctcctcctcctcttcctcctgtccaCGGCTCCCACCACAGCAGAGGTGCTGGCGTCGCTGTCGGCCTGTGACCAGTTTCTGCTCGACAGGACTCCACCACGAATCCCAGGGATTCTGGAGGACGGGAAAATCCTGGACCAGAACCGATACAAAACCATCTGCCAGACGTACAAGAACAAGAGGTGCTTTGTGACGCTGTACGACACCAGGAACAAGATCCCTGTGTTTTCTGCCAACAGGTACAGAGGAGTGTGGGAGAAGAAGAGGCCTGCGAGCAAATGGAAGGTAGAACCTCAG CTGGAGAACGTAGAGAACGGTGAGAAcatggaggaggacaaaggcAGGAACTGCTCCCACCAGGCTGGAAACGGGGACCACAGGAACAACGGGAGCTTCGACAGAGGCCACCTGTTCCCGAGCTCCTATGGCTTCAACAGAACCGACAAGACGGCGACCTTCACCCTGACCAACATCGACCCACAAGCAGCGTCGCTCAACAAGGGCAGCTGGAACCGCATGGAGACGTGCGTCAGATGCCTCATGGACCGACACTGCGTCAACAGCAACAACCTGACTGAAGGCTTCGTGGTGACGGGCGCTCGGCCCAGCGTCGCCGCCGGCTCCGCAGCAGGGTCAACGTCCCGTCGGTTCTGTGGTCGGCGTTCTGCTGCTACAGCGCCGGCCGGAACCGGTGGCTGGCCGGCGCCCACTGGAGCAGCAACGTCCCGGATGAGGCCCGGAACCAGCACCTAA
- the LOC114843624 gene encoding LOW QUALITY PROTEIN: nuclease EXOG, mitochondrial-like (The sequence of the model RefSeq protein was modified relative to this genomic sequence to represent the inferred CDS: inserted 1 base in 1 codon), which produces MTPVKTCFLLLLSVLFIAPTVSEVVTSMSDCEGFLLNNKPPQVPDVVKNDKIQDNNRYKVICQTYNNVRRFVTLYDTKNRIPVFSAYKFTGAKGKRPQTPWKMEPQASDTDYXKSGYDRGHLFPSSYANHEDDKISTFTLTNAVPQIPSFNQGSWNKMETCVKCIVERFCVNSNNITKAYVITGAKPSVSNTINKRVNVPSLLWSAFCCYSENLNKWIASAYWGENLKDGADKPILPTNTLTQLYDQLKDGDKGFQHQLVQWLKLLMIFTLK; this is translated from the exons ATGACTCCTGTAAAGacgtgtttcctgctgctcctcagcgtcCTGTTCATCGCTCCCACAGTATCTGAGGTGGTAACGTCCATGTCAGACTGTGAAGGGTTTCTGCTTAACAACAAACCTCCTCAGGTTCCAGACGTCGTGAAGAATGATAAAATACAGGACAACAACCGATACAAAGTCATCTGTCAGACTTATAACAATGTGAGGAGGTTTGTGACGCTTTATGACACCAAGAACAGGATCCCAGTGTTTTCTGCTTACAAGTTCACAGGAGCAAAGGGGAAAAGACCACAGACACCCTGGAAGATGGAGCCACAG GCTAGTGACACTGATT AAAAAAGCGGATATGACAGAGGTCATTTATTTCCATCTTCATATGCAAATCATGAAGATGACAAAATCTCAACATTCACTCTGACAAACGCTGTTCCACAAATTCCATCTTTCAACCAAGGCAGCTGGAACAAAATGGAGACCTGTGTTAAATGTATTGTGGAAAGGTTCTGTGTTAACAGTAATAATATCACTAAAGCCTATGTAATAACTGGAGCAAAGCCCAGTGTCAGCAACACAATCAACAAAAGGGTAAATGTACCTTCACTGCTCTGGTCGGCGTTCTGCTGTTACAGTGAGAACCTGAACAAGTGGATAGCGAGCGCGTACTGGGGAGAAAATCTTAAAGATGGAGCTGATAAACCAATTCTACCCACGAACACATTAACACAACTCTATGATCAGCTGAAGGATGGAGACAAAGGTTTCCAGCATCAACTTGTCCAATGGTTGAAACTGTTGATGATCTTTACTCTCAAGTGA